The stretch of DNA TGCGGTTGCGCTCATGTGTTGTCGCCTCGCTTCGGCGTATATGCCGAGGGGTGTTATAAAGGGCGGAACGTTCGGAGCAGTTCGGTCAGTTTTATCGATTTACCCGGTTTCGTGAACGATTCAGGACGTTTTACGAGGGCATGAGACATTTTATACGACTCTATCGCAGTTTGTTTCTTCAAAAGTTGGTTAAAATATAGTCGGGTCGAAACGCCGGTTTTCGGGGGTTCAGGGCCGCTCGTGGATCCAGAACTCCGCCTCTTCGGTCGACTCCTTCTTGAAGATCGGCACCTCGTCTTTGAGTCGGTTGATGCCGTCCTCGACGGCGCGGAAGGCCTCCGTCCGGTGGCCGGCGAGGACGACGACGAACACGATGTCCTCGCCTTCGCGGAGGACGCCGGTACGATGGTGCATCAACACCTCGAAGACGCCGTCGCGGGCCTCGAGTTCCTCGCGGATGGTCCGCATCCGGTCGGCGGCAACGCCCTCGTACTTCTCGAACGCCAGCTGCGTGGTCCGGGCGTCGTTCTCGGAGTCCTTCACGCGGACGCGACCGGTGAACGTCGCGATGGCGCCCGAGCGTTCCGCGAGGGGCGACGCCTTCGCCCGCTGGACGAGCGATTCGAGGGTGACCCGGGGCTCGACGTCGGCGGCGGCGTCGAGGACGGGGTCGAGAGTCGCGTCGGCGTCGGGAAGCGTCACGAGAGCGTCGGCCGCGGCGTCGCCGATGGCGACCGTCGGGAGGCGGGCGGCGTCGAAGCCGGCGGTGAGGGCGTAGTCGAAGTCGGGGACGAGCGAGTCGAGTAGGTCGGAGAGCGTGTGGCCGTCGCCCGCGCCGATCCACGAACCGTCGGCCGAAAGGCCGTAGGCCGCGCCGGCGTCGGTGTCGCGGGCGGCCGTCTCGGGGAGCGTTTCGACGGTGGCGACCCGACCGTCCAACCGGGGGACGAGTCTGTCGGCGAGGTCGACGGCACCGGGACCGACGAGGTTGAGCGTCTTCATAGGCGAGAAAGCGGACGGGGGCCCTTAACGCTGTCTCGACCGGGTGCGAGTCGCGAGTCCACACCGCACGATAGCCGCTTGGCAACCCTTAAGCCGGCATCGCGGCAACGCGTGGCCAATGCGAGTGGTCATCTCCATCGGCGGGAGCGTCCTCGCCCCTGGCCTCGACGCCGGCCGCGTCGCGGGCCACGCGGCGGCGGTCGAACGTCTCGTCGAGGCGGACTGCGAGGTCGGCGCGGTAGTCGGCGGCGGCGGCGTCGCCCGCGACTACATCGGGGCGGCACGGCGTCTCGACGCCAACGAGGTACAGCTGGACCAGATCGGCATCGACGTGACGCGGATCAACGCGCGCCTGCTGATCTCGGCGCTCGGCGACCGCGCCGCCCCGTCGCCCGCCCACGAGTACGAGGGCGCGGGCGAGGCCCTCCGCCGCGGCGACGTGGCCGTCATGGGTGGCGTCATGCCCGGACAGACGACCGACGCCGTCGCCGCGGCGCTCGCGGAGTACGTCGACGCCGACCTGCTGGTCTACGCCACGAGCGTCGACGGGGTGTTCAGCGCCGATCCCGACGCCGATCCCGACGCCGAACAGCACGCCCGACTCACGGGCACGGAACTGGTCGACCTCGTCGCCCCGATGAGCCGCGGCGCCGGCGCGTCGGCGCCGGTCGATCTGCTGGCGGCGAAACTCATCGAGCGCTCGAAGATGCGGACCGTCGTCCTCGACGGTACCGACCCCGAACGCGTCGCCGCGGCCGTCCTCCACGGCGATCACTCCGGAACCGACGTGGTTCCGGAGGGGAGCCACGACCCGGAGCGGTGGACATGAACGACGGTCACAACGCGTTCTGGGCCGACGACGTCGCGGACGAAATCGAGGCCCGGAACCCCGACGACCCGGTCGTCATCAAGGGCGGCGTCTCGCCCTCGGGCGTCCCCCACCTCGGCCATTTCAACGAGATTATGCGTGGCTACTTCGTCGCCGCCGTTCTCCGCGAACGCGGTCACGAGGTCCGACAGGTGTTCACGAGCGACGACCGCGACGCCCTGCGGAGCGTCCCCCGGACCCTCGCCGACTCGGACTGGACCCTCGTCGGCCTCGGCGACGTGGACGCCGGCGCCCTCGGGCGCAACCTCGGCGTTCCGTACACGGACATCCCCGATCCCTTCGGCGACCACGAGTCCTACGGCGACCACTTCACCGACCTGTTGGCCCGGAGCGCCGAAGCCGTCGGCGTCGAGGTCGATCTCGTCTCGAACACCGACTACTACGAGTCCGGAGCGTTCGAGGCCGTCACCCGCGAGGTGTTGGAGAAGCGCGACCTGGCCCGCGAGGTCCTCGCCGAGTATCAAGACGGCGTCGACGAGGATTACGTCCCCTTCATGCCCCAGTGTTCGGCGTGTGGAAAGCTGACACAGGACGTTCGCGGCGTCGACCTCGACGCGGGAACGGTCGCGTACCGCTGTTCCGGCCTCGACGCCGGCGGCGATCACATCGACGGCTGTGGGCACGAGGGGACCGCTACGTTCCGGGAGGGCAAACTCCCGTGGCGCTTCGAGTGGCCGGCCCAGTGGAAGGTGCTCGGGGTCGACTTCGAACCCTTCGGGAAGGACCACGCGGAGGGCTCGTGGCCGAGCGGCGAGGACATCGCCCGCCGGGTGTTGGACGTCGAACCGCCGGTGCCGATGACCTACGAGTGGTTTACGCTCAACGGCGACCCCCTCTCGTCGTCGGCGGGCAACGTCGTCACCGTCGACGAGGTGCTCTCCCTCCTCGAACCCGAGGTGTTGCGCTACTTCTTCGTCCGGAACCCCAAGCGTGCGAAGGACTTCGACGTGGAGCGTATCGACCTCCTCGTCGACGAGTTCGATCGCTTCGAGCGCGTCTACTTCGGGGAGGAGGCGGACGCGGACCTCGGACCGCTCGCCGAACGGGCCTACCCCCTTCTCGTCGACGAGGTGCGCGAGGAACGCGTGCGCCTGCCGTACACGTTCGCGGCGGTGCTGGGGATGACCGACGACCGAGGCCTCCGGGTGCGGATGGCGCGCAATCAGGGCTTTATCCACGACGACACGCCCGAGTGGGCGATAGAGGCCGCCCTCAAGCGGGTCGAGCGCGCACGCACGTGGGCCGAGCGCACGAACAACGCGTACGACTACCGCCTACAGGCCGAGTTGCCCGCGACCGACCTCGACGACGACACCCTCGCGGCGCTCGACGAGCTGGCGGACTTCGTGGCGGAGGGTCACGACGGCGAGGAGATACAGGGGCAGATGTACGAGATTCCCCGCGACCACGGCGTCGAGGTGGGCGATTTCTTCGCCGCGGGCTACCGGCTCTTCTTCGACGACACGGAGGGGCCGCGGCTCGGGGAGTTCCTCGGCGAACTCGACGAGTCGTTCGTAGTGCGACGGCTCCGCCGCGAGGGGTAGCTACTCCTGCCAGTCGGGATCGGTTCGTGGCGGGCTGAAGACGTCGACGCCCGCGAACGGTTCGTCCCCGCGGTTCTCGACCCGGTGGGGGTCGCCGCCGGGGATGACGTAGGAGTCGGCGGCCGAGACGACGTGCTCCTCGCCGTCGATGACGAACACCGCCTCGCCGCGCCAGGCGTAACCCGCCTGTTCGTGCGGGTGACTGTGCTCCGGGACCTCGGCGCCGGGGTCGATGACGTATCCCTGGACGCTCGTCTTCTCGCCCGCGGCCAGTTGCGAGAGAAACACGTCCGGCACCGCTTCCGTCATCTCGGTGTCGTCGTACGAACGGATATCCATACCCTCACAGGGACGCGAACGGGCATAAATATCCGTGCTGGTCACTCGGAGTCGATCCGGACGGTGTCTCCCTCATGCACCCCGGCGGCGGCGCCCGCGGGGAGTTCGATCACCGTGTCGGCGGTGGCGCGCCCGACGCCCGTCCACGCGGACAGGCGGGCGACGCGTTCGACCCGTTCGCCGCGAAGCCAGACCGCGTCGATGTCGAGGGGGACGGCCACCATGTGGAGGGTGCGGGCGGCGGTGCCGTCGAACGGGAAGACGAGCGCCGAGCCGTCGGGAAAGGAGCGACGGAACATGAGTCCACGGGCCTTAGCGAGAAACGAGTCGGCGACGGTCACGTTCGTGGCGAGAACGCGAACGTCGGCGTCGGCGTCGCCGCCGTCGTGGACGATGCGTGCCATCCGGACGTCGGGACCGCTCAGAGCTGTCGGGAGGTCGTCGGTGACACCCGGTCGGCCCGGGCAGTCCCGCCGTTCGAGTCGTTCATCGAGTCGGCGAGGGCGACGAACGCGGCGACGCCGGCTGCACAGGCGGCGGCCGTGACGAGGACGCCGAGGGCGAGTTCGACGAGCGGCGGCAGGAGCGTCGTGAGCGTGGCGATGACGGCGAGCGAGAGCGGAACGGCGACGACGGCGAGGCCGACGGCCGCAACGCGGCCACGGGAGCCGCCGGCGCGCGTCCAGGTCCGTTCGACCGCCCGGCCGATGGGGGCGCCGTCGGCGGCGACGGCGACGAAGACCAGCGGCAGGTGGACGAGGACGACGAGTCCGGGGACGACGAGGAACGCGAGGCCGACGGCCGCCGCGACGACGCCGCCAACGGCGACGACGACGGCGCGGGCGTAGGCGAGCGCCGTCCGACCGACCGTCTCGCTCGCGCCGAGCGCGTCGGACTCGGGGGCGAACGTCCGCGCCAGCGCCGCGAGCGTCACCACGACGGTGACGGTGGCGGCGGTGAGCCCCCCAACCGCGCCGAGCGTCGTGAGGGGGAGGATCGGCTCGTAGGCGACCTGCATGGTCGAGGCCAGCCCGGACCGGGCGAGGAGGGTGTTGAGCGTAGCGTTCCACGCGGCGGTAGCGACGAACAGCGTGACCACGAGCGCGGCCGCTCGTGAGCGGGCAGCGCCGGACGTGCCGAGGAGGGTCATCGTTCCACCCCGTGTGACGGTGACGACCTATAGGTTTTTATCTAAATCTGATATATGTCTGACGCACGTCGCACAGCGTGGCTCGAACCGCTAATTTCGGCCTCGTAGCGTCTAACGCACGTCTGACAGTATCGATACGTTTTACCGGATCCGCGTGTAGGCGTCGCGTATGGACCGACGCGCGTTCCTCGTGGCCCTGACCCCGTTCGTGGCCGGCTGCTTCGGCGGCCAGCGAAGCCAGCCGGCGCCGACCTCCACCGAACCCTCCGACCCGACTCCGACCGAGACGCCGGAACCGACCCCGACCGGGACCCCCACGGCGACACCCGAACCAGAGGCGTCGGACGCGGCGGCCGAGCGGATCACGGAGGCCCGAAACGGGCTCACCGAGGCCCTCTACCTCTACACCGGCGGCGTCACGGACGACCTCCTGTCCGTGACCGCCGAGACCGAAGAGTTCCGGGCACGGGACGTGTTGCTGCGGCTCAACGGCATTCAACGCACGCTCGTCGAGGCCGAGGCCGAGGCCACGACCGACGAGCAACGCGGGACCGTCGCGTCGCTGATCGCGATGCAGGAGTTCCTGACCCACGCGACCGACGCCCAGTCGTGGCTCATCGACGCCCACGACGCACTCACCGAGGTGTACACGCACCTCGACGACGGCGACCTGGGCGACGCGGAGGACGACATCGAGCGCGTCCGGACCGCCGCCGAGGAGGTGAGCGATCCCACGACCACGCTCAGCGAGGAGCTGGACGCGTCGAACGCAACGGCGCTCGACGCCGTCGACGAGAACGAGTACGAGGAGAAGGTCGCACAGTTGAACGACGGGGCGGACGTACTCGGGACGCTCAGCGACGGGGTTGCCGACCTCAAAAACGGCATGTCGCTGCTCGACCGGGGCCGGGACGAAGCCGCCGACGGGGAAACCGACCGGGCCGCCGACACCGCCGACCGGGCGTACGACGTTCTGAACGACGTCGAGGACCGATTCGACACGTTGCTCGACGACTTCCCCGAGCGGGCGGAAGCGTTCGAAACCGTGGCCGACGACCTGCGGTACCTCGCCTCCCGGAGCGCCGACGACGCCGACATCGTCTACGAGAACAACTCGTAGCGCGGACATCGCACAAACGCGGATTTGAGCCTTCGGTGGCTTTTGGCCCGTAGCCGTCGATCCCCGCCTATGGACGGAGACGACCGCGGCTGTCCGAAGTGTGGCCACACCGAGACCGACGTGGGCGAGATTTCGACCACCGGCGGCGGCCTCAGTAAGATGTTCGACATCCAGACCAACGCCTTCAGAGTGGTCTCGTGTACCAACTGCGGCTATTCGGAGCTGTACCGCGACGCGGGCGGGCGGGGAAGCGACATCGTCGACGTGTTCCTCGGGTAGACGAGCGGCGGGGGTGCACTCGTTCTCGTCGTTGCCCTCCTCGCCGTGGGCGGTCCCCTCCTGCTCCACGCGCTCGTACGCGCCGAACACGACGGCCGCGAGGTGACGGATCGCTCGGTCGCCGAACGCGCCGCCCGCCGCGACGTGGACGACGACCCGAGGGAGCGTCGGCGCTGACGCCGACCGGGTATGTACACTACCCGAACGGATTCCGGGATTCGCCACGACGTTGCCACCCACGGAGAGCCGTCGGGCGAGGCTTGTACACCCCGGTGCGACGACTACCCGTACTGAAGAACCGAGTTGGCGCTCCCGGGACGAACCCCTCGCGTCGGCAGTTCGTGAAGACAACCGGTACGGCCGGCGTCCTCGGCTTCGCGGGCTGTGCGGCCCCGACCGACACGGACGGCTCGAAGGTGCCGGAGGTGGCTCAGTACGAGGAGGGCATTCGCCACCTGCCGCCCGCGGAACGCAAGACCGTCGAGTTCGAGGCGGACGCCGACCCCGGCATCTACCCCGCGCACTGTCACAGGCTGAGCCACGCGATGAACGGCAACAGCTACCCCGGCGGGATGGTCGGCGGCATCGTCTCCGAGTCGGCGATGAACGCGGACGTGTTCGCGCAGTTGGTGCGGTACGCGGGCTACGAGCCGTAACGGAACAGGTTGATGTGGGGCTGTGCCCATCGTCACGGCATGGAGCGGACCCCGACGGGCACGCCGGTCGGCGTGGACGACCCCTACGCCCACGCGGACCGTTGCGATCACCTGACTGGCGACGGTCGGTGCCGGTTCGCGCTCGAACACGACGGCGACAGCGGGAAACGGCGTCCCCCGAGCAGCGAGGGACACAGTCCCTCGGGCAGTCGGCCGGAGGCCGACGACAGCCGGCCGTCGGCCGGCGACGACCCCGCGTTCGCGGCCGCCCGCCGTGCCGACGGCTACGACTGCGTCGTCGCCGGCGACGCCGACTGGGCGGACTGCCCGCACTACCGCTCGACGACCGACGGCCGCGAATGTCGGCGCTGCGGACTCGACGAAGTGCGGATGGCCCACGAGGACGCCCGCCCCCTGCTGGAAGAACACCACCTCTCGTACGGCGGGTCGGGGGGCGACGACGACCGCGACGACCCGGCCCACGAGATCACCGTCGCGCTGTGTCGCTGGTGTCACGCGAAGGTCCACGCCGGATGGGCGCGCATCGACGACGACGTGAACCCCGACACGGAGGCGCTGGCGGCCCGCGAGGAGCGCCGGAGCAAGGAGCAAGCGGAGTTCGGCTTCCGGACCGCGGCGGAGCGCGACGGCCGCGACGGGCGCTGACATTCGATCCGTTTTTACGCGTTACCGGATTACGACGGCGTAATGACCCGAATCGTCGTCGTCGACAACCACGGCCAGTTCACGCACCTGGAACACCGGGCACTCCGGGACGCGGGCGTGGACACGGACATCGTCGACAACACGACCCCGCCCGAGGACTTAGACGCCGACGGCCTCGTCCTCTCGGGCGGGCCCGACATGGACCGGATCGGCCGCTGTGCGGAGTATCTGGAGCTCGACGTGCCCGTCCTCGGTATCTGCCTCGGCATGCAGATCATGGCCACCCAGCTCGACGGCGCCGTCGACGCCGGCGACTACGGCGGCTACGCCGACGTGACGGTCCGCATCGTCGACGCGGACGACCCCGTGGTCGGATCGCTCGCCCCCGAGACGCGCGTGTGGGCGAGCCACGCCGACGAAGTGGTCGACCTCCCCACCGGCTTCGCCCACACCGCGACGAGCGACGTCTGCGACATCGAGGCGATGAGCGACGCGGACCGCGACCTCTACGGCGTCCAGTGGCACCCCGAAGTGGCCCACACCGAGGAGGGGGAGGAGCTGTTCGCGAACTTCATCGAGCGCTGTCGCTGAGGCCGGTATCGCAGGACTGGCGGACGACGCCCGCCCGACCGATCGCAGGGAAGGGAGGGATTTACCACGCCCCGCCCCGTCGGAGCGACTGAATGACGGCGACCCAGTCCGACCTCGCGGGCCTGTCGCGGTACATTTTCACTGCGCCGAGCTGGTACGCCAGCCTCGGGTTCGCCCTCGCTATCGCGGCGCTGGCCGGTATCGCCGCCTTCGACTCCGGCGTCAGCGACCCGACCTGGCGCAACCTGCTCATCCTCGGACGAGACGCCTGGCAAGGCATCTTCTTCATCGGGCTCCCGACGATCATCGCCTCCGTCGGGACGACCGGCGTCGACCGGTTCGTCGGCGGGAAGCTGACGCCGAACCGGTCGTCGCTGCTCGCCCTCCTCTGTGAGCTCATCCTCGTCGCCATCGTCATCGGCGCCGGCATCGTCGCCCTGGTCACGCCGCTCGGGCAGACGTTCGTCTACGACGCCCTCGTCATCGCACTGGCCTCCATCTTCGCCTTTCGCCTGCTGGTCGTCATGGCCGTCTCGCAGTCCTCGCTGCTCATCGCGGCGGTGCCCGCGAGCCTCCAGACCCTCGTCTCCGCGCTCTTCCTGTTCGTCTACAGCGGGACCGTCCGGTTTCTGGAGCTCGGCGGCCCCCTTGTCGACGCCTACCTGATGCCCTACCTCTCGCGGGCCTCGGAGGCGCCGCCGGAGCTCTGGATCATCGACGCTCACCACTTCCAGTTGCTCGCGGTTACGTGCGCCATCTACGCCGGCGCCGTCTACGTCTTCATCCGGGTGATCGACCGCCCCTGGCAGCGGAGCCTCGGCGTCTCCGTCCTCGATTTCATCCGTGGCTTCGTCGGCCACGTCGCCGAGGGGTCACGGGAACTGGAGGACTTCTTCGAGAAACTCGGCGAGGAGGCCGTCGTCCCCGTGACCGTCCTCGCCTTCCGGCGCCCGAACGGGACGCAGAAGGCGCGGTTCGTCCTGCCGATGATCCACCCCGGACCGATGGGCGAAATCGGCGGTGGGAACTTCCCCGTCCGCGTCGCCGAACACACCGACGGCCTCGTCTTCCCACCCCACGCCACCGCCGGTCACGACTTCAACCTCGTCACCGAGCGCGAGGTGGACGCCATCCTCGACGCCATCGACGACGCACAGGCGAAGCTGACGTACTCGGCGGCGGCGAGCAGAAGCGTCCGCACGCAGGCCGGCGAGGCGTCGATGCTCGGCCAGGCGTTCGGCGACGCCGCCCTCCTCGTCGCTACCTACGCCCCCGGCTTCGCCGACGACGTGGAGTACGGCGTCGGCCTCTCGGCGGCGACGGAGGCCCGTACCGCCGGCCTCGACGACGTGCTCCTCGTCGACGCCCACAACTCGAACAACGGCCTACAGGGCGAGGACCTCGGCCACGTCACCCCCGGTAGCCAGCGCGCGTTCGACATGATCGCCGCCGCGAAACACACGGGCGAGCGGTTGTGCGAGGCGCCGACCGGCCCGCTTCGACTCGGCGTCGCGTGGGAACGCACCGACTGGGACTCCCTCGACGGCATCGGCCCCCTCGGGGTTCGGGTCGCCGTCGTCGGGGTGGACGACCAGTACACGGCGTACGTCCTCGTCGACGGGAACAACATGGTGCCCGGCCTACGGGGCCGCGTCGTCGACGCGGTGACCGCCCACGACCGCATCGACGCGGTCGAGGTGATGACGACCGACACACACATCGTCAACACCGTCGAGGCGGACAATCAGGTCGGTTCCGCCATCGACCACGGCGAGTTCGTGACGACCGTCGAGCGACTGGTCGACGCCGCCGTCGGCGACCTCGAACCGGTCGAGGCGGGGCTGGCGACCGAACGGGCGACGGTGACGGTCTTCGGCAACGACCGCACGGAGACGCTCGCCAGCCACGCCAACGCCGTCGTCTCGATGGGCGGGGCGCTCGCCGCCGTCATCATCCTCGTCGCCGTGGCGGTCAGCGTCCTGATCTTCTTCCTGACGTAGGCGTCGCTCGATCCGCGTCGGAGGCCCGAAAACAGAAATACGCGGACGGCTTACCCCCGACTGTGCTCCTGGTGCTCTGTGTCGACCTCGACGACGACCTCGGCCGGAAGACCGGCATCGAGACGCCGGTCGTCGGCCGGGACGCCGTCAGGGACGCCGCCGTCGCCCTCGCCACCGCGGACCCCGAGGACTCCGACGTGAACGTCATGTTTCAGGGGTTACACGTCCTCGACGACCTCCGCCGGAGCGAGTCCGAGGAGGTGGAAGTCGCTGCCGTCACCGGTCTCCAGGGGAGCGAGGTGCGAGCGACGCGGGAAGTCGGCGACGAGGTGGATACGGTACTCGCCGGCCTCTCGACCGGCGAACCCGTCCGTGCCATCGTGATCACCGACGGCGCACAGGACGAGTCCGTCCTGCCCGTGATCCGGTCCCGGGTCCCCATCGACAGCGTCCGCCGGGTCGTCGTCCGACAGGCCCAGAACCTGGAGTCGATGTACTACACGGTCAAGCAGGTGCTCGCCGACCCGGAGACCCGCGGGACCCTTCTGGTGCCGCTCGGTATCCTCCTGCTGATCTACCCGTTCGTCACTATCGCCACCTTCTTCGACGTCCCCGGTGCGGCCGTCCTCGGCCTCATCTCCGCGCTTCTCGGCCTGTATACGTTGTTTCGCGGGCTGGGCCTCGAATCGACGGTCGACGGCGCCGCCGACCGGGTTCGAAACCTCCTCTACGCCGGCCGCGTGACGATCATCACGTACGTCGTCGCCGCGGCGCTGCTGATCGTCGGCGGCGCCGAAGGCGTCCAGACGCTCCGGACCGTCGAGGTGGGGCTCGACGGGTCACCCTCCGCCGTGACGGTACTCGCGGCGCTCGTCAACGGTTCCATCCGGTGGTTCGCCGCCGCCGGGATCACGAGCAGCTTAGGGCAGGTGACCGACGAGTGTCTCGCCGATCGGTTCAAGTGGCGCTACCTGAACGCCCCCTTCTACGTCGTCGCCATCGCCATCGTCCTCTATGCCGTCTCGGGGTTCCTCCTCCCGCCCGTCGCCGGCGTGACGAGCCTCACCCTCACCGACCTCGCCGTGGCGCTCACCGTGGGGACGGTGCTGGGCGTCTTGAGTACCCTCACCTTCGCGCTCGCCGAGGCGCGCTACCCGACGGGTGCCGAGCCGGCCTAACGCTCCCGCACGACGACGAACTCCGCGAGGTCCTGCAGATACTCGACGGCGTCGACCGCCTCGGTGTCGGCCGTCGACAGCGCCGCGAGCGCACGGTTGGACGCACGTTGGGCGCGGTCGTTCGCCGCCTCGGGCGAGAGGTTCGTCACCTGCACCAACGAAGGGCGGTCCATCTCGGCGTCCTGCCCGGTCGGCTTACCGAGCGCCGCCGCGTCCGCGGTGGCGTCCAACACGTCGTCACGAATCTGGAAGGCGACGCCGACGCGTTCGGCGTAGTCGCCGAGCGACTCGATGGTGAACGCGTCGGCGCCCCCGGCGACCGCGCCGAGTTCCGCCGCCGCCCGGAAGAGCACGCCCGTCTTCCGTCGGGCGAGCGTCATGTACTCGGCCTCGTTTTCGGGGCGGGCGACCAGTTCCGTCGCCTCGCCCTCGCCGAGTTCCACCATCGCCTCCGCGACGATGCGCATGGCGCGTTCGTTCTCCGAGAAAAGGGCGAACGCCTCGCCGAGCAGGCCGTCGCTGGCGACGATCGCCGGGCCGTAGCCGAACTCCGCCCACGCGCTCGGGGTGCCGCGTCGCATCTCCGAGCGGTCGATGATGTCGTCGATCACCAGCGACGCGTTGTGGACGAGTTCGATCCCCACGGCGAAGTCGACGGCGTCTTCCGGCGCCCCGCCGACGGCCTCGCAGGCGAGCACCGTCACCGCCGGCCGGACCCGCTTGCCGCCCGAGAGGGCGACGTGGTCGAGTTCCGCCGCGAGTTCCGGCGGTTCGACGGCCTCGACGAGCGACTCCAGCCGGTCGTTCACCAGCCCGACGCGACGATCCAGATACTCCATCGTCCCCTAAATGGACGGGCGCGGCAAGTACGTGACGCTATCGAAGCGTCCGAAAGCGGCCCCGAATTCGGTTCCGTGATCGGTGGGTGAGGCCTTCGAACGTGACTATTCGAACCGCTCGATCAGTTCGGGCACCACCTCGAACAGGTCGTCGACGATGCCGTAGTCCGCGATGTCGAAGATCGGTGCGTCCGGATCGGTGTTGATCGCGATGATCGTGTCGGCGCCTTTCATCCCCGCGACGTGCTGGACCGCTCCCGAAATGCCGACCGCGAGATACACCGTCGGCGTGACGACCTTCCCGGACTGGCCGACCTGCCGGTTTTTCGGCAGCCAGCCGCTGTCGACGATGGGTCGCGAGGCCGCGAGCGTCGCGTCCAGCGCCTCGGCCAACTCCTCGATCAGTTCGAGGTTCTCCTCCTCCTCGATGCCGCGGCCGACGGAGACGACGAACTCCGCGTCGCTGATGTCCACGTCGCCGGCGCCGACCTCCTCGAATCCGCGGACGGTCGAACGGATCGACGACGCGTCGATTTCGACGTCGAACGGCTCGATGTCGGCGTCACCGACACCCTCCGCGGCCGGCCACTCGCCGCCGCGGACC from Haloplanus salinus encodes:
- a CDS encoding polyprenyl synthetase family protein, with translation MEYLDRRVGLVNDRLESLVEAVEPPELAAELDHVALSGGKRVRPAVTVLACEAVGGAPEDAVDFAVGIELVHNASLVIDDIIDRSEMRRGTPSAWAEFGYGPAIVASDGLLGEAFALFSENERAMRIVAEAMVELGEGEATELVARPENEAEYMTLARRKTGVLFRAAAELGAVAGGADAFTIESLGDYAERVGVAFQIRDDVLDATADAAALGKPTGQDAEMDRPSLVQVTNLSPEAANDRAQRASNRALAALSTADTEAVDAVEYLQDLAEFVVVRER
- a CDS encoding electron transfer flavoprotein subunit alpha/FixB family protein gives rise to the protein MSDVVIVADHRRSELRPVSYELLTAGRELADATGGDLHAAVVGGDVERFADKLDCEGVDAIHTVAEGEEFNHDVTAAAVTALADALDPGAVVMPNSVNGLDYAPAVATRLSLPLVTDAVAFDHDDGLTVTREMYGSKVETAVDVTSESVALTVRGGEWPAAEGVGDADIEPFDVEIDASSIRSTVRGFEEVGAGDVDISDAEFVVSVGRGIEEEENLELIEELAEALDATLAASRPIVDSGWLPKNRQVGQSGKVVTPTVYLAVGISGAVQHVAGMKGADTIIAINTDPDAPIFDIADYGIVDDLFEVVPELIERFE